Genomic segment of Saccharomycodes ludwigii strain NBRC 1722 chromosome VI, whole genome shotgun sequence:
TTTTCGGTGTCAACCTATACGGACTTATTCGAGGAAGTCTACCATCAGGCGCCAGAACAATCTCATGTTCAACCTTCCTATCCTGTATTTTCGAGGGACACAATTCATTGGATACAGTACTCTTGTACTTCAATCTCAAGGATTTCGGCAACAGTTCAAACGTGTTACAATCCTTTTTCGGAGATTCACTAACggaaataacaaatatttcatcttcttctttaaaataCCTAGACGGATTATCTACGTAATCAATAGGTAATATACTGTCATACGGAACCAATACATTTTCGGGTTCGACAGTTTCTCTCAGATGTAGTAACTTCGGGTAAGACCTTAAAACAGGGtcaccaataataatcttctGCGAGACGGCAGCAGTAACGTAAGCATCAAACTTatactttatattttcaatcgACATAACAATACTAGTCGCAACACTTGATGTGGCTGTTTCAGCGGAGACAGCGCCATAAAAAATGAACGGCGGAGCTGAATACGTTTCTAATTTCAACTCTGAGACCACTGAACGATTCACAAATGTAGTCGGTGAACCAGTGTCTAACAATACTAgcatttctttattatttactaCACCCTTAACTTCTCTTTTACAACCAACCAATggtttcttttcaattaaCGGATAAATTTCGAATTTCGGTAACTTTACAAATTCGCGTTTATCATCACTCACAGATACTTCTGgacacttttttttcttttttctgttttttcctcttttttctcttttttctcatttttctcttttttctatttttatgttttttatacTTATATTCACTATAACTATTCATACTCTCAGTAGTTCTTCTGGGAACATTCCTTGGAGCTATGTCCGCCTTTCTTGCATCTAAAGCACAAACCCAACCTAAGACAATCTGATCTAGACATGGTTTTACGTGCCATCGGCCTAaatctattattgttagcgTTATTCGGGGTATAGTTATATTGACGAGATCTCCGGCTATCACTTATAGCGTCGAGTTCCATGGCGTCTGGGTCCATTATCCGGGAACTATTGAGATCAGGAAACGGTTCCTTATACGACTTCATGTTGATCATCACATGCTTCCAAGCCGTCTCCATCGCTTCCTGCAACGAGTCGGGTTTGACCACTCGTACATATTGTACGACATTCGGTGGTAAACCATATAAGTACTGATCGATTTTGGCATTTTCGGACCAATACGCATCAGGTAGCAAATCCACCAATCGAAAGTAACGGTCGCTATACTCTTCAATTGGTACCTGGCGGGTCATGCGTAACTCTCGAATCTTCTGTACGAGGTAGAACGAGTCAGCTGCGCCTTGAAAATGATTCTTGAAATCCAATACAAAGTTGTCATAGGTAAGGCCTTCAAAGCCATTATTCGTACCATACGAGACAAACCAACGTGCAGCAGGTCCTGTCAAGGAACGTCCAAGCGTTGCGATCTTTGTAGCTTCATTTTCAATGTTCCTAGTGGCAATCTGGATGTGAACTGTAGCTAGAAAATCTGATATTTCATAGATATCTTTCCTTCCATCGAAAGAACGTGGTGTATTCAACTTGATATCGTTATCTAAATTATCTAAATACATAGCGGCGCTACCAGATGTTGTAAGGTGAAGTGGGCTAAAGATGTTACTTGGTTAGACTCGTTCTAAATCGATCTTTTCTCgttattatatttcttctatatataatatctaATTACATAAGTCTAAACTAACTTATACAAACAAGGACAATATATCTACGAAACCCAAAACTCTTTAGTGAGATGTTGGCTTTATATACTCCTGTTTTCGGTTGTCGACACGACAACTTTTACAACAATTATGACAGCGCATAGCCTTAGCTTTTCGATGCGTTGTTCTCAACTTCGGTACTGCGGTGTTATAGTAGTATTTGCTTTGCTGGCATAATCACTACTAAGCGTAACATCCACGTACAAGTCTCTTTACGGataaatcataataacATAGTATCTCACTATTTACGGTTATTAACACGTGATTTATCTTGTTATAAGGTTTACCTTATAACAGACGCGTGTTGAAAGCTTCAGTAGCTCAGTAGGAAGAGCGTCAGTCTCATAATCTGAAGGTCGAGAGTTCGAACCTCCCTTGGagcattcttttttttttttggatttttttctaaatgtCTTTTTCCGTATTTGGAAATTGGTCATGTGAttactgaaaaaaatagatatcTTTGACATTTCtgagtatttttttttttctcttttttttttttttttgttttgtttcttcTTATATCGtaatttatgtttttattagtttctcattttatttcatttatttgGGTTGTGATGGAGTTGCTTTAATGtgtgatttattttatttaacaatatttcatactttaattaaaaaaaaaaaaaattacaaaaaaaagcaacaaaaaaaatatgtctTATGTTGAACAAATTGATACTTTTGTATCCAGATTAATAACCATACAGCAGGAACAAAAATTCGAGTCAGCGCAGGATACTACTGATAACAAAAACGAAAATTTGTCCAAAGagttattaattttaacagAATTGTGCGATGTGGTTGAAGTATTCAATTCTTCAATTCAAGATAATCCTTattatttggaaaaaacCATTCCAATTTTACTTGAAATTTTACAAACAACTCCAATTTCATTCAAATCAAATAGTATAGAACATAAGATAAGAAACGTTGTTTTAGAAACAATTAGCAGATCTACTTTGAATGAccaatttgaaaaacattCATTATTAGTACTGAAAGTACTACTTGAAGTCCTAAAACAAGACAATGAAGAAAATGCAGTTATTGCTATCAAGATAACTACGGGATTATTCAAGACTTATAGAACCATTTTGGTTAATGAGGTAGACTCTTTTGTTGCTATTATTCTACAAATGTATGATAATATATCTGAATTAGTAGAAAGCGCGTTTCCCAACAGTAATGCCAACACCATCGataacactaataatagttaTATAGGAAATGAaagcaacaataataacaatggcaACTTATTGGACCCTGCGACCAACAGTACCACTAGTTCAGACTCGATGAACGAGGATTTAATGCTAAATTCCTCTGATACTAATATGTCAAATACAACAAACTACCATCAGGCTATGAAGTCCTTCAAAGTTTTAATTGAGTGTCCATTGTGCATGGTCACTTTATTTTCCTCATACAAACAGTTAGTTCAAACTGCTTTTCCATCATTTATCCCATTAATTATCAAATTGTTAATGCTACAAGCTGAACCGCAAAAATTGGCACGGGAAGAGGCTTTAAAAAGTGGCAGACGTTGTTGGACCAGTGTGTCCcctgaaattaaaaataggaGTGAGTATTGCAATTTTACACTAGCTCAAGTTAAAGCGACTTCTTTTTTGGCATATGTTTTTATCAGGGGGCATGTTGCCGAGTATCTACAAAATTATGTGAAAATAGTTCCCGAGTTAGTGATGAGGCTATTACAGGATTTACCCTGTGAAATGTCGCATGCAAGAAAGGAGTTATTACATGCAACGAGACATATTCTATCCACAAATTACAAGAAGCTTTTTTTGCCTCaattagatttattatttgacgAGAAAGTATTGCTAAGTGATGGTTTTACTGTTCATGAAACTTTACGTACTCTAGCTTACAGTATGCTTGCTGATTTTATCCATAATGTTAGAAACGAATTGACATTGGATTatatagaaaaaacaaTCAGACGTTACTCTAAGCACATGAAGGATGATACTTTGGCTTTAACTGTGCAAGTTATGAGTgctaaattattattaaatctaATGGAAAGAATAATCAAGTTGGGCAAAGACAATCCGAATGATGCTGTCAGGGCTAGGAAATTGTTGATGCTAATAATTGAAAGCTATACCGAGAGATTGAGGTGGTCTAATAAACAGTACGATCATATAATGCATTACCATGAacaatatgaaaaaaacaaaaatgaacGAGTTAAGGGGGTTCaagataaaattaattcaaGAAATAGAGAAACCGAGGAATTTGTTtctaaaattttgaaaaccGACGAGTTTATTACACCTATTGGCAATGATGTGGACCAAAATGGAGACACTATCATGAAAAATGACACGTTTACCAAGTATATCGACGACTATGACATTAGTAATTATTCGCCCATATCTATTGCACCTGCTCCCACCAGCGATCCGTTAAAGGATATttcttatttatataaaacgATTTTGTCCTTTTTGAAAACGATTATTcatgatattaaaattttcaatcCGCCATCCAACGACTTTACCAATGCAAACCCGAAAGTATGGTATTCTATGTCAAGGGTATTTTCCTATGAGGAGGTTTtagttttcaaaacattATTCCATGAAGGTATCAGCGGCATGCACTTTTTCTGTAATAGTGTATCTCAACCAGCTGTTGTtgatggtaaaaaaaaatattttgacaTAACTTCACCAAATATGCCTGTTTCAGCAAGCAGAGAAGCGAGGGATATTATGGATTATTTTGCCGTTATATTTATGCAAATTGATACACCAACTTTTAATGAAATTGTTAGGTCTGAAATCGAGTTCATGTATGATTCTATGGTTAAAGATTCCGCTTTACTTCATATTGCACAGTCATTTTTAACCAGTGAGGTTACTTCCCCGAATTTTACCAGTATCTtgctaaattttttaaacaagaaATTGGAAGGTTTGGGCAATGCTGATGTTAATACTgccaatattttaattagaCTATACAAGCTTTCTTTTATGTCAGTTAACCTATATCCTGTTACCAATGAGGTTGTATTATTACCACATCTAAACAATTTGATTTTAGATTCACTTAAATACAGTACCAAGGTACACGAACCActggtttatttttacttaatTCGCACACTATTTCGTAGCATTGGTGGCGggaaatttgaaaatttgtaCAGATTTATAAAACCGATATTGCAGGTTTTGCTTCAATCTTTAAATAGAATGATTTTAATGGCTCGCAGACCACATGAAAGAGACTTGTATGTTGAATTATGCTTAACTGTTCCTGTTAGACTAAGTGTTTTAGCTCCATATTTGAATTATCTAATGGTTCCGTTGGTTTATGCATTACAAGGGTTCCCCGACTTAATATCACAAGGGTTGAGGACTTTGGAATTGTGTATAGACAACTTGACTGCTGAATATTTTGATCCGATTATCGAACCAGTCTATGAAAAAGTCATCATTGCTTTATTTAAACTATTGAAACCGTACCCTTATAATCATCAAATAAGCCATACAACGGTTAGGGTTTTGGGTAAGCTAGGCGGTCGTAATagaaagtttttaaaacctCCATCAGATTTAAAGACACAAGAAGCGCTTGATATCGGAGTAAATGCACTGTTTGAAATATACGGCATTAATGGCGAAGTCCCTGTATCAGTTACTCCCGGTGTTAAATTTGCTTTAGACATTTTATATGACTATAGAATTGATGTTCACTATAGAGTGCAgtcttttaaatatttgtcTTCTATATTGAAGTTGTTTTTAGCAAAGAATAGCGAAATCAACTTTGATAGTTACGCAGTGCTGGTACAAAGAGCTGTTGGTTGTTTGTCACAACAAAAGCTTCATTTGGATGTAGAATTTTGTGATAAAGTTATTAAATATCCGTCTAAATTAGCTAACGAACAATCCCTATTTTTAACTCTTTTAGAAAGTTTGTTTTTCGCCGCTTCAGTAAAAGAATGTAGAGAAGAGTCCACTATCTTGTTGAAGAGCATTATCGATCACATTTGCTTAATTCAAGTGAATAATGAactaaataacaaaatttgTCAACCggatttatttaatattgaaatGAAACAGCCTGATGTTTATATTAGCACTGATGTTTTAGTAGAAGCTTTGTCTTCAGCCTTGGGCTCATATCTAGAAGACACAAGAACTTTGGCCGTTGAAATGTTGAAACATGTTAAACTTGTgagcaaaaaaatatatggtGACAGCTTGATGTATAAATACTCTTTTATTCCCAAATTAATGGAGAAGTTTATTCATGATTGTTATGGCGATATATATTTCACTAAAAGCAGTGGTGTGCTAGGTATCAAAGTTTTCCTTGAAGAGTTGGATTTTTCTGTtgatttttggaaaaattatcaacTTCCATTAATTAACGGATTATTGTTTGTAGTCAAAGATACCCCCGTCGAAGCGCCTTCCAGCATTTGTGAAACGTCAGATTTGTTAATTTGTTCTATTTTGAAGAAGACATGTGCTGATTTGAAAGTAGATGACTTAATGGGGAAACCAATTCACGATTCTTTAACCGAAATTGTGTGTGAATTGAGTTGTCCTCATGCCAAAGTAAGAGAAACAAGCAAAAAAGCATTGGAAACCGTATCCAATGTGACAAACATTCCAATTGCCAATTTAATGGaagtttcaaaaaattttttgctATCCCCGATTTTTGCCAAGCCTCTAAGAGCCCTACCT
This window contains:
- a CDS encoding uncharacterized protein (similar to Saccharomyces cerevisiae YIL082W | retrotransposon gene), producing the protein MYLDNLDNDIKLNTPRSFDGRKDIYEISDFLATVHIQIATRNIENEATKIATLGRSLTGPAARWFVSYGTNNGFEGLTYDNFVLDFKNHFQGAADSFYLVQKIRELRMTRQVPIEEYSDRYFRLVDLLPDAYWSENAKIDQYLYGLPPNVVQYVRVVKPDSLQEAMETAWKHVMINMKSYKEPFPDLNSSRIMDPDAMELDAISDSRRSRQYNYTPNNANNNRFRPMARKTMSRSDCLRLGLCFRCKKGGHSSKECSQKNY